Proteins from a genomic interval of Gammaproteobacteria bacterium:
- a CDS encoding bifunctional diguanylate cyclase/phosphodiesterase: MLDNDFTIHMLLLLESSHSAETLASSLRNNGFAVRSKHIQDEEDLENALNEQNWDMLVCAPTVGDCEASAALEVVQKSGKDLPTIVFGETLAVENSVALMQGGAAHCIASDSQEYLVAVIQKELSSLQGRRSHRECRVALVESEKRNRTLLDSSRDAISYIHEGMHIYANQSYLELFELDADEVESIPVMDLIAPDHQKNFKELLRTISQGKIPEKVFDFQAIKANDEQFKAVMHFSSASIDGEPCTQIVIQLHSDDAELQKELDELRKQDLLTGLYNRQFFVEELNTAVVDAAKSATVSTLFYIKPDSFSSIRDTLGMSGSDLVLTDTANILKSNIKQANAIIARFEGNVFTILFPNTESDGLQALAEQIRKIFEGHIFEVEGKTVTTTVSIGVCPIVETTSDYKKALNHAEAACKNAAVKGNSVHIHTMADEIASLEEDKAWAQRIRLALKSNHFVLHFQPIVSLHGESGERYDALIRMLDKDKNLIMPSEFMEAAGNSGLALELDRWIFKSAAKAILEKKRTGADVQLFLKLSPESIEDATLLPWVSKLLKAARLQGKNFVFQASEADALRNIRATKALVNGIKQLHCGFALSGIGQENTDLKFLAHFDLNYLKIDGEHIKELANGEASQNVVKELTDIAQKKGIKTIAEHVEDPSSLAVLWQHGINFIQGHYLQKPEPHLNYDFSGEH; encoded by the coding sequence ATGTTGGATAACGATTTTACCATCCATATGTTGTTGTTGCTGGAATCCTCCCATAGCGCGGAGACGCTCGCCAGCTCGCTACGAAATAATGGTTTTGCTGTGAGGTCAAAACACATCCAGGACGAGGAAGACCTGGAAAACGCCCTTAATGAACAAAACTGGGACATGTTAGTGTGCGCACCGACCGTAGGTGATTGCGAAGCCTCTGCTGCATTAGAGGTCGTACAAAAATCCGGCAAAGACCTGCCAACCATTGTATTCGGCGAAACCCTGGCTGTGGAAAACAGCGTTGCGCTGATGCAAGGCGGCGCTGCCCACTGCATCGCCTCCGATTCACAGGAGTACCTGGTTGCGGTCATCCAAAAAGAACTGAGCAGCCTGCAGGGCCGCCGATCTCATCGTGAATGCCGTGTCGCTCTGGTGGAAAGTGAAAAGCGTAACCGTACCTTGCTGGACAGTTCCCGTGATGCCATCTCCTATATCCACGAAGGTATGCACATTTACGCCAATCAAAGCTATTTGGAATTATTTGAACTGGATGCGGATGAAGTGGAAAGTATTCCGGTAATGGACCTCATCGCCCCCGATCACCAAAAGAACTTTAAGGAATTGTTGCGAACTATCAGCCAGGGGAAAATACCTGAGAAAGTTTTCGATTTTCAGGCGATCAAAGCCAATGACGAACAGTTCAAAGCGGTTATGCACTTCTCCTCTGCCAGTATTGACGGTGAACCCTGTACCCAGATCGTAATTCAGTTGCATTCAGATGATGCTGAACTGCAAAAAGAACTGGACGAGTTACGCAAACAAGACCTGTTGACCGGATTGTATAACCGCCAGTTTTTTGTAGAAGAGTTGAACACGGCTGTCGTGGATGCGGCCAAATCCGCCACTGTCAGCACCTTGTTTTATATTAAACCGGACAGTTTCTCCTCTATTCGTGACACCTTAGGCATGTCGGGTAGCGACTTGGTTTTGACCGATACGGCTAATATTCTTAAAAGCAATATTAAACAAGCTAATGCCATTATCGCCCGTTTTGAAGGCAATGTTTTTACCATTTTATTTCCCAATACAGAAAGCGACGGGCTCCAAGCCCTTGCCGAACAAATCCGTAAAATATTCGAAGGGCATATTTTTGAAGTGGAGGGGAAAACCGTCACCACCACGGTGAGTATCGGCGTCTGTCCTATTGTGGAAACGACTTCCGATTACAAAAAAGCGCTGAATCATGCCGAAGCCGCCTGTAAGAACGCCGCAGTCAAAGGTAACAGCGTACATATCCACACCATGGCCGATGAAATTGCCAGCCTGGAAGAAGACAAAGCCTGGGCTCAACGGATTCGACTGGCACTGAAATCCAACCACTTCGTCCTGCATTTTCAACCCATTGTCAGTCTTCATGGCGAATCCGGCGAACGCTATGATGCGCTCATACGCATGTTGGATAAAGACAAAAATCTCATTATGCCCAGCGAGTTTATGGAAGCCGCCGGCAACTCCGGTTTGGCCCTGGAACTGGACCGCTGGATTTTTAAGAGCGCCGCCAAAGCCATTTTGGAGAAAAAACGTACCGGGGCCGATGTGCAATTGTTCCTAAAGCTGTCTCCTGAATCTATTGAAGACGCCACCTTATTGCCTTGGGTCAGCAAATTGCTTAAAGCTGCCCGACTTCAGGGTAAAAACTTTGTTTTCCAAGCGTCTGAAGCCGACGCTTTGAGAAACATCCGCGCTACCAAAGCTTTGGTAAACGGCATTAAGCAACTGCACTGTGGCTTTGCCTTATCGGGCATAGGACAAGAAAACACTGATCTAAAATTCCTGGCACACTTTGATTTGAACTACCTCAAAATCGATGGCGAGCACATTAAAGAACTTGCCAACGGCGAAGCCAGCCAAAACGTGGTCAAAGAACTCACTGATATTGCACAAAAGAAAGGGATTAAAACCATAGCAGAACATGTGGAAGACCCCAGTTCGCTGGCCGTGCTGTGGCAACACGGCATTAACTTCATCCAAGGTCATTACCTGCAAAAACCTGAGCCTCATTTAAATTATGATTTTTCCGGAGAGCACTAA